A portion of the Corynebacterium occultum genome contains these proteins:
- the purL gene encoding phosphoribosylformylglycinamidine synthase subunit PurL codes for MTVHNDTVAAAQAAPEQAQPYAELGLKDDEYARIKEILGRRPTDAELTVYSVMWSEHCSYKSSKVHLRYFGETTTPEMAEKILAGIGENAGVVDIGGGDAVTFRVESHNHPSFVEPYQGAATGIGGIVRDIMAMGARPIAVMDQLRFGPADAPDTSRVLPGVVHGIGGYGNSLGLPNIGGETVFDESYAGNPLVNALCVGTLKVEDLKLAFASGTGNKVMLFGSRTGLDGIGGVSVLGSASFEEGEERKLPAVQVGDPFAEKVLIECCLELYQAGVVVGIQDLGGGGLACATSELAAAGDGGMRVNLDNVPLRAENMSAAEILASESQERMCAVVTPENVGKFLEICAKWEVTVAEIGEVTDEKDRYLVYHNGEVVIDAPASTIDEGPVYERPFARPQWQDEIQATPEVSRPSEPAEIKQALFDMVSSPALCSRDFITEQFDRYVRGNTIKAKYSDAGVLRINEETNRGVAISADASGRYAKLDPSTGARLALAEAYRNVAVTGARPVAVTNCLNFGSPENTDVMWQFREAVHGLADGAKEMGIPVSGGNVSFYNQTGDEPILPTPVVGVLGVIEDVHQAIGHDLGSVDEAEKLILLGTTRDEFGGSIWQQISGGGLQGMPPQIDLADEMKLADFFIGNTELTAAHDLSEGGLAQAVIEMAIRADRGVELDLDKVNEDQFTALFSESASRVLVATTADKVEAVLAHAAELGVPAAEIGSTTEQTELKFGEVSVQVAELREAWQNTLPELFGHAVGANAVVE; via the coding sequence ATGACCGTTCACAATGACACCGTCGCAGCGGCCCAGGCAGCGCCGGAGCAGGCGCAGCCCTATGCCGAGCTGGGGCTGAAGGATGATGAGTACGCACGCATCAAGGAGATCCTGGGGCGTCGCCCCACGGATGCGGAACTGACCGTCTACTCCGTGATGTGGTCGGAGCACTGCTCCTACAAGTCCTCCAAGGTGCACCTGCGCTACTTCGGGGAGACCACCACCCCGGAGATGGCGGAGAAGATCCTGGCCGGCATCGGTGAGAACGCCGGTGTGGTCGACATCGGAGGCGGCGACGCCGTCACCTTCCGTGTGGAGTCCCACAACCACCCCTCCTTCGTCGAGCCCTACCAGGGTGCGGCAACCGGTATCGGCGGCATCGTCCGCGACATCATGGCCATGGGTGCCCGCCCGATCGCCGTGATGGATCAGCTGCGCTTCGGCCCGGCCGACGCCCCGGACACCAGCCGTGTCCTGCCGGGTGTCGTCCACGGCATCGGCGGCTACGGTAACTCCCTCGGCCTGCCCAACATCGGCGGTGAGACCGTCTTCGACGAGTCCTACGCAGGCAACCCCCTGGTCAACGCCCTGTGTGTGGGCACTCTGAAGGTGGAGGACCTCAAGCTGGCCTTCGCGTCCGGCACCGGCAACAAGGTCATGCTCTTCGGCTCCCGCACCGGCCTCGACGGCATCGGCGGCGTCTCCGTCCTGGGTTCCGCATCCTTCGAGGAAGGTGAGGAGCGCAAGCTCCCGGCCGTCCAGGTCGGCGACCCCTTCGCCGAGAAGGTGCTCATCGAGTGCTGCCTCGAGCTCTACCAGGCCGGCGTGGTCGTCGGCATCCAGGACCTCGGTGGCGGCGGCCTCGCCTGCGCCACCTCTGAGCTGGCTGCCGCCGGTGACGGTGGCATGCGCGTCAACCTGGACAATGTGCCGCTGCGCGCCGAGAACATGAGCGCCGCAGAGATCCTGGCCTCTGAGTCCCAGGAGCGCATGTGCGCCGTGGTGACCCCGGAGAACGTCGGGAAGTTCCTCGAGATCTGCGCCAAGTGGGAGGTGACCGTCGCCGAGATCGGTGAGGTCACCGACGAGAAGGACCGCTACCTCGTCTACCACAACGGTGAAGTCGTGATCGACGCCCCGGCCTCCACCATCGATGAGGGCCCCGTCTACGAGCGCCCCTTCGCCCGCCCCCAGTGGCAGGACGAGATCCAGGCCACCCCGGAGGTCTCCCGGCCCAGCGAGCCGGCTGAGATCAAGCAGGCTCTCTTCGACATGGTTTCCTCCCCGGCCCTCTGCTCCCGTGACTTCATCACCGAGCAGTTCGACCGCTACGTCCGCGGCAACACCATCAAGGCGAAGTACTCCGACGCCGGTGTGCTGCGCATCAACGAGGAAACCAACCGCGGTGTCGCCATCTCCGCGGATGCCTCCGGCCGCTACGCCAAGCTGGATCCGAGCACCGGTGCCCGCCTGGCTCTGGCCGAGGCCTACCGCAACGTCGCCGTCACCGGTGCCCGCCCGGTGGCCGTGACCAACTGCCTGAACTTCGGCTCCCCGGAGAACACCGATGTCATGTGGCAGTTCCGTGAGGCAGTCCACGGTCTGGCCGACGGCGCCAAGGAGATGGGCATTCCCGTCTCTGGCGGCAACGTCTCCTTCTACAACCAGACCGGCGATGAGCCGATCCTGCCGACCCCGGTCGTCGGTGTCCTCGGCGTCATCGAGGATGTCCATCAGGCCATCGGCCACGACCTGGGCAGCGTCGATGAGGCTGAGAAGCTGATCCTGCTGGGCACCACCCGCGATGAGTTCGGTGGCTCCATCTGGCAGCAGATCTCCGGTGGCGGCCTGCAGGGCATGCCCCCGCAGATCGACCTGGCCGATGAGATGAAGCTGGCTGATTTCTTCATCGGCAACACCGAGCTGACCGCCGCGCACGACCTCTCCGAGGGTGGCCTGGCACAGGCCGTCATCGAGATGGCGATCCGTGCGGACCGCGGTGTCGAACTGGACCTGGACAAGGTCAATGAGGACCAGTTCACCGCCCTCTTCTCCGAGTCTGCGTCCCGCGTCCTGGTGGCCACCACCGCCGACAAGGTCGAGGCTGTGCTGGCCCACGCCGCAGAGCTGGGCGTCCCGGCCGCGGAGATTGGCTCCACCACCGAGCAGACCGAGCTGAAGTTCGGCGAGGTCTCCGTCCAGGTCGCCGAGCTGCGCGAGGCATGGCAGAACACCCTGCCGGAGCTCTTCGGCCACGCCGTCGGCGCCAACGCCGTCGTCGAGTAG